In Cotesia glomerata isolate CgM1 linkage group LG1, MPM_Cglom_v2.3, whole genome shotgun sequence, one genomic interval encodes:
- the LOC123258843 gene encoding protein ALP1-like, translating into MSPTQFEELLCLIGPHICKQKVVREIISTPARLALTLRYLATGDCITSISYQYLVGLSTAVKIITETCHILWHILKEKVLPYPLKTTDWLKIADGFDKQWQFPHCIGAIDGKHIRIQCPDNGGSSYYNYKHHHSIVLLAICDANYSFTFVDIGAYGRRSDGGIFRDSEMGQKFEQHEMNTPKPELLTADGMPLPYVLVGDEAFQLTNYLLRPYPGRGGLNQNRNIFNYRLSRARRTIENSFGILVSQWRILKKPIESTVENTIKTVQALVVLHNWLRINDENNTYIPPHMVDNYGPDGFKPGLWREEKNSALDNGKAYGNNYSSRVATKIRDEFCDYVNAEGAVHWQYDRV; encoded by the exons ATGTCTCCAACACAATTTGAGGAATTGTTGTGTTTAATAGGTCCTCATATATGTAAACAGAAAGTTGTCAGAGAAATAATTTCGACGCCAGCACGACTTGCATTGACACTGAG ATACTTAGCCACTGGAGATTGTATAACGTCAATATCATATCAATATCTTGTTGGTTTATCAACAGCAGTCAAAATAATTACCGAAACATGTCACATTCTTTGGCATATTCTCAAAGAAAAAGTATTGCCGTATCCATTAAAAACAACTGACTGGCTTAAAATTGCGGATGGATTTGATAAACAATGGCAATTTCCACATTGTATCGGTGCGATTGACGGTAAACATATCAGAATACAg TGTCCTGATAATGGTGGATCATCATATTATAACTATAAGCATCATCATAGCATCGTGTTATTAGCAATCTGCGATGCTAACTATTCATTTACTTTTGTAGACATCGGTGCTTACGGTCGACGAAGCGATGGAGGTATCTTCCGAGACTCCGAAATGGGTCAAAAGTTCGAACAACATGAAATGAATACTCCAAAACCAGAGTTGCTCACTGCTGATGGAATGCCTCTACCTTACGTGCTAGTAGGTGATGAGGCATTCCAATTAACCAACTACTTACTGCGACCGTATCCTGGAAGAGGTGGTCTCAATCAGAATCGAAATATTTTCAACTATCGTCTTAGTCGTGCTCGAAGAACTATTGAAAATTCGTTTGGTATATTAGTTAGTCAATGGAGAATTTTAAAGAAACCAATTGAATCGACTGttgaaaatacaattaaaactGTTCAAGCACTTGTAGTTCTCCATAATTGGCTTAGGATcaatgatgaaaataatacttacATTCCACCTCATATGGTTGATAATTATGGACCCGATGGATTCAAACCTGGACTTTGGAGagaggaaaaaaattcagcTTTAGACAATGGTAAAGCTTATGGTAATAACTACAGCAGTCGTGTTGCAACAAAAATAAGAGATGAATTTTGTGATTATGTAAACGCAGAAGGAGCTGTTCACTGGCAGTATGACCGAGTTTGA